In the genome of Bacillus sp. S3, one region contains:
- a CDS encoding CAP domain-containing protein, with amino-acid sequence MGRIFSILVILFILYVSGPFIKQKFANSDYAVSMKQIETKLNDVKKNPEIQAAIESLSGEVKQFVEQLGLFLDKNPLTEEPADREKVTLKTPADQVFSIHNIELGATKEDIENKLGQANRESLNEYGEKWYAFHNNYQSFFMVMFDDKNQAVGLYTNQDLIASSNGIKGGSSKETVRAVLGKPLSGIQKGLTILQIQENADYDVYLLDEVYVTIFYDKHENNTVTAMQLINKDLEQKKHELYTSASPELKEGFEYQLFDLTNASRVEHQLPILSWDNQVKETARKHSMDMAVNQYFDHTNLKGQSPFDRMKEDQIIFYLAGENLAYGQFSSIFAHEGLMNSIGHRQNILRKGYKYLGVGVAFNDQSQPYYTENFYAK; translated from the coding sequence ATGGGGCGAATTTTTTCAATTCTAGTCATACTATTTATACTATATGTTTCTGGACCATTTATTAAACAAAAATTTGCAAATTCCGATTACGCAGTTTCAATGAAACAAATTGAAACTAAATTAAATGATGTCAAGAAAAATCCTGAAATTCAGGCAGCCATCGAATCTCTATCTGGAGAGGTCAAACAATTTGTAGAGCAGCTTGGCCTTTTTTTAGATAAAAATCCGCTAACGGAAGAGCCAGCTGATCGAGAAAAGGTAACGTTAAAAACCCCAGCTGATCAAGTCTTTTCCATTCATAATATAGAGCTCGGCGCCACCAAAGAAGATATTGAAAACAAACTTGGCCAGGCAAACCGGGAATCGCTGAATGAATATGGGGAAAAGTGGTATGCTTTTCACAACAATTATCAAAGCTTTTTTATGGTCATGTTCGATGATAAAAATCAAGCAGTTGGTTTATACACAAATCAAGATTTAATTGCCTCTAGCAATGGGATTAAGGGAGGTAGTTCGAAAGAAACCGTTCGAGCTGTGCTTGGAAAACCACTGTCCGGGATTCAAAAGGGGCTGACTATTTTGCAAATACAAGAAAATGCGGACTATGATGTATATCTGCTAGACGAAGTCTATGTTACCATTTTCTACGACAAACACGAAAACAATACAGTGACTGCCATGCAATTAATCAACAAAGATTTGGAACAAAAGAAACATGAACTCTACACTAGTGCAAGTCCGGAATTGAAGGAAGGATTTGAATACCAGCTATTCGATTTAACAAATGCATCTCGTGTGGAGCACCAGCTTCCCATTCTGTCATGGGATAATCAAGTAAAAGAAACTGCTCGGAAACATAGCATGGATATGGCTGTTAATCAATATTTTGATCACACAAACCTTAAAGGGCAATCGCCATTTGATCGGATGAAGGAGGATCAAATTATCTTTTATCTTGCTGGAGAGAACCTTGCTTATGGTCAATTTAGCAGTATTTTTGCCCATGAAGGGTTAATGAACTCGATTGGCCACCGCCAAAATATTTTACGTAAGGGATATAAGTATTTAGGAGTAGGCGTTGCTTTTAATGATCAATCACAGCCCTACTATACCGAAAATTTTTATGCAAAATAA
- a CDS encoding serine dehydratase subunit alpha family protein, whose protein sequence is MGKHKIMAVLEKELVIALGCTEPVAISLAAATAKSKINGQIKSISVKASGNIIKNAKSVGIPGMSAKGLEFAAALGAAAGDPEKKLEILDGLTMEDELAALKLIEAGKVAAGQADTPKRLYIEVIVETEKQTAMVVISDNHSNITLIEVDGKPVYLGGCENIGIQTEEEELEALTIDEIYEWVLTTDIDDLALVKKSIELNKNIGLEGLSGNYGLNVGKTIQDNVKKGILSNDLATAAMSLAAAGSDARMAGSTLPVMANTGSGNQGIAVTLPVVAAAEKLQVSEDKMIRAVALSHLITIHIKSRFGRLSALCGVTAAGMGASGAIVYLLNGGLQQIKAAIQNTIGNVSGMICDGAKAGCAMKVSTCSNVAVQSALLALNHQEIQSTDGFIHDDVEKSIESFCKLGNEGTRQTDELILKLMLEK, encoded by the coding sequence ATGGGGAAACATAAAATAATGGCAGTTTTAGAAAAAGAATTAGTGATTGCACTTGGTTGTACAGAACCAGTTGCCATTAGTTTAGCTGCCGCAACAGCAAAGAGCAAAATTAATGGACAGATCAAGTCTATCAGTGTAAAAGCAAGCGGAAATATTATTAAAAATGCCAAGTCGGTTGGAATTCCTGGTATGTCGGCAAAGGGTCTAGAGTTCGCTGCTGCTCTTGGAGCGGCTGCCGGTGACCCAGAGAAAAAATTAGAAATATTAGATGGGCTTACAATGGAAGACGAACTGGCGGCATTGAAACTTATAGAAGCGGGAAAAGTAGCTGCCGGCCAGGCAGATACTCCGAAAAGGCTGTATATTGAAGTCATAGTTGAAACAGAAAAGCAGACTGCAATGGTTGTCATTTCCGATAATCATAGTAATATCACCTTAATCGAAGTGGATGGAAAGCCTGTCTATCTTGGCGGATGTGAGAATATCGGAATCCAGACTGAGGAAGAGGAATTGGAAGCGTTAACAATCGATGAAATATATGAATGGGTGTTAACCACGGACATTGACGACTTAGCACTTGTAAAAAAGAGTATTGAATTAAATAAAAATATTGGTTTAGAAGGACTTTCCGGTAATTATGGTCTAAATGTTGGAAAAACGATTCAAGATAATGTGAAAAAGGGGATTTTATCCAACGATTTAGCCACTGCGGCCATGTCGCTTGCAGCAGCGGGTTCAGATGCCAGAATGGCAGGATCAACACTTCCGGTAATGGCGAATACAGGGAGTGGAAACCAAGGGATTGCGGTTACACTTCCAGTTGTCGCCGCAGCAGAAAAGCTGCAAGTGTCCGAGGACAAGATGATTCGGGCGGTTGCTCTTAGTCACCTGATAACCATCCATATCAAATCTAGATTTGGCCGCCTTTCTGCCTTATGCGGGGTCACCGCAGCGGGAATGGGGGCAAGTGGAGCAATTGTTTATTTATTGAACGGGGGCCTTCAACAGATAAAGGCAGCCATTCAAAATACAATTGGCAACGTGTCAGGAATGATTTGCGACGGAGCAAAGGCAGGCTGCGCCATGAAGGTTTCAACTTGTTCCAATGTCGCTGTCCAGTCCGCATTACTTGCCTTGAACCATCAGGAAATACAGTCAACAGACGGCTTTATTCACGATGATGTCGAAAAAAGTATTGAGAGCTTCTGCAAACTTGGAAATGAAGGTACAAGGCAAACAGATGAACTGATATTAAAATTAATGTTGGAAAAATAA
- a CDS encoding P1 family peptidase has product MKKKRGRDLGLPFPGIPGEFNAITDVPGVEIGFTTIIEGEGQVQIGKGPIRTGVTAILPRGKKEKMEPVWAGFYSLNGNGEMTGVHWINDGGYFLSPICITNTHSVGIAHHATTKWMVNNYEKQFTDEHLWAMPVIAETYDGVLNDINGQHITEGHVLSAIDSAKSGPVAEGNVGGGTGMICYEFKGGTGTSSRVVTINGQQQHIGVLVQANFGLREWLTILGVPLGKHMSKESLLEKEQGSVIVIIGTDIPMLPHQLQRVAKRAAIGIGRSGSPGGNSSGDIFLAFSTANEMEIPQLSKEKLTMEFVNDEVFDPIYEAVCQAVDESVVNAMIAAESMTTVKPFGKIVPAINHEELMQIMKEYHRI; this is encoded by the coding sequence ATGAAAAAAAAACGTGGGCGTGATCTTGGATTGCCGTTTCCGGGTATACCAGGGGAATTTAATGCCATAACAGATGTTCCGGGTGTGGAAATTGGCTTTACTACAATTATTGAAGGTGAAGGGCAAGTACAAATCGGAAAAGGTCCAATACGTACAGGAGTAACAGCCATTTTGCCTCGCGGTAAAAAGGAAAAAATGGAACCAGTTTGGGCAGGTTTCTACAGTTTAAATGGGAATGGTGAAATGACAGGGGTCCATTGGATAAATGATGGCGGATATTTTCTGAGCCCAATCTGTATTACAAATACCCATTCAGTTGGAATTGCTCACCATGCTACAACAAAATGGATGGTGAATAACTATGAAAAACAATTCACTGATGAACATCTATGGGCAATGCCGGTAATAGCTGAAACGTATGATGGTGTTCTTAATGACATAAACGGCCAACATATCACTGAAGGGCATGTTCTTTCTGCAATTGACAGCGCTAAATCAGGACCAGTCGCTGAGGGGAATGTTGGCGGGGGGACCGGAATGATTTGCTACGAATTTAAAGGAGGAACGGGTACATCATCACGGGTTGTCACGATTAATGGTCAACAACAACATATCGGTGTGCTCGTTCAAGCAAACTTTGGATTACGTGAGTGGCTGACCATTCTAGGGGTTCCATTGGGAAAACATATGAGTAAAGAAAGTCTTTTAGAAAAGGAACAAGGTTCGGTTATTGTCATTATTGGGACTGATATTCCGATGCTTCCCCATCAACTGCAAAGGGTTGCAAAGCGTGCTGCCATAGGCATTGGCAGGAGCGGGAGCCCTGGGGGAAATAGTTCTGGTGATATTTTTCTTGCCTTTTCAACTGCCAATGAAATGGAAATTCCCCAATTATCAAAAGAGAAATTAACGATGGAATTTGTCAATGATGAGGTATTTGACCCCATTTACGAAGCTGTTTGTCAGGCAGTTGATGAATCAGTCGTTAACGCGATGATTGCTGCGGAATCGATGACCACTGTTAAACCATTTGGGAAAATCGTCCCTGCAATCAACCACGAAGAGCTTATGCAAATTATGAAAGAATATCATCGGATTTAG